Proteins found in one Sporosarcina jeotgali genomic segment:
- a CDS encoding LysR family transcriptional regulator, whose translation MDQSLNVFVTVAEKKNFSRAAEELHMTQPAVSQYIRSLEETMDVRLLERTNKYVRLTKAGEIVYHHAKEIVGLYGRMHHLVNDLSHEASGQLSIGASYTFGEYVLPHILARLLEIYPLIKPDVRIGNTAEIADLIMSRQLDVGIVEGRFKENRQLTAQAFAEDQMILIASAKHPLTLKEGAINWQRLAEQTWIIREEGSGTREAVEAVFDRYSISPVRSMQFSSTQPIKEAVEAGLGISLLSKWAVQKEIRYGDLVQLPVEGLPFIRQFSIVTSSQYQTKALKVFLELLLNNRELTLFRKSNGI comes from the coding sequence ATGGATCAAAGCTTAAACGTCTTTGTGACCGTCGCTGAAAAGAAAAACTTTTCGCGAGCGGCTGAAGAACTGCACATGACACAGCCCGCGGTAAGTCAGTATATCCGATCCTTGGAAGAGACGATGGATGTACGCCTGCTTGAAAGAACCAACAAATATGTACGGCTGACTAAGGCTGGAGAGATTGTTTACCACCATGCGAAAGAAATTGTCGGGTTATATGGACGCATGCATCACTTAGTGAACGACTTATCCCACGAGGCCAGCGGACAGCTGTCGATCGGTGCCAGTTACACATTTGGTGAATATGTACTTCCTCATATCTTGGCTCGTTTACTGGAGATCTATCCCCTCATTAAGCCTGACGTACGGATTGGCAATACTGCGGAAATTGCAGATCTCATTATGAGCCGGCAACTAGATGTTGGCATTGTAGAAGGGCGATTTAAGGAAAACCGGCAATTGACCGCCCAAGCATTTGCAGAGGATCAGATGATACTTATAGCGTCAGCAAAACATCCGCTCACGTTAAAAGAAGGAGCGATTAATTGGCAGAGGTTAGCAGAACAAACATGGATCATCCGCGAAGAGGGCTCAGGTACTAGAGAAGCTGTGGAAGCTGTCTTTGACCGTTATTCGATTTCTCCTGTTCGATCTATGCAATTCAGCAGTACTCAGCCCATCAAAGAAGCCGTAGAAGCAGGGTTAGGAATTAGTCTGTTGTCCAAGTGGGCAGTTCAAAAGGAAATTCGTTATGGTGATTTAGTCCAATTACCCGTAGAAGGCTTACCTTTTATCCGCCAATTTTCAATTGTAACCAGTTCGCAGTACCAGACAAAGGCGCTAAAAGTCTTTTTGGAGCTGCTGCTCAATAATCGGGAATTGACGTTGTTTCGGAAGAGTAATGGGATATGA
- a CDS encoding FAD-binding oxidoreductase — protein MNASIDQLYVQLTGFLDQEQVTQNETVRDLHSKDESYHTPSLPDLVVYPRSTDEVSRIVKAAGSLNVPVIPFGVGSSLEGHVIPYDHGITIDFTEMNQIIEVNPSDMLVTVQPGVTRSVLNKELKKHGLFFSVDPGADATLGGMAATNASGTTSVKYGVMRDQVRDLEVVLADGTVIHTGNKAAKSSSGYHLNGLFVGSEGTLGCFTELTLRVFGIPEVTTAARATFTSITNAIEAVPAILQAGIPIARVELVDTESIRQVNAYSETDYAELPTLFLEFHGNEAGLAQDVAFTEEIVTDFGCKEILFETETASRNRLWEARHNAAYAYTHGFPGKQMMLTDVCVPISKLAEAVVFAREELDRTGLEGGIVGHVGDGNFHVLLMIDHENEEELKTADEYNETIVRRALACGGTCTGEHGVGVGKQKYQRDEHGEAYDVMLKIKHVLDPDNVLNPGKLIK, from the coding sequence ATGAATGCTTCAATTGACCAGCTTTATGTCCAGCTGACTGGATTTTTAGACCAAGAACAAGTGACGCAAAACGAAACAGTACGTGACCTACATAGCAAGGATGAATCTTATCATACGCCAAGCCTGCCCGATCTTGTAGTATATCCCCGATCGACAGACGAGGTTAGCCGAATTGTAAAGGCGGCGGGGAGTCTAAATGTACCCGTGATTCCCTTCGGAGTCGGTTCGAGTCTGGAAGGACACGTTATTCCATATGATCATGGGATAACGATTGACTTCACTGAGATGAATCAAATCATCGAAGTGAATCCGTCCGATATGCTGGTGACTGTACAGCCCGGAGTGACACGTTCCGTCTTAAACAAAGAGCTAAAAAAGCATGGATTATTCTTCTCTGTAGATCCTGGAGCTGACGCCACTCTCGGAGGCATGGCTGCAACCAATGCAAGTGGTACAACATCCGTAAAATACGGCGTTATGCGTGATCAGGTACGTGACTTAGAGGTGGTGTTAGCAGACGGGACTGTGATTCACACGGGGAATAAAGCAGCTAAATCGTCATCAGGCTATCATCTGAATGGATTATTTGTCGGGTCAGAAGGGACGCTGGGATGTTTTACGGAACTGACACTTCGTGTGTTCGGAATACCGGAAGTGACCACTGCAGCCCGCGCAACCTTCACGTCCATCACGAATGCCATTGAAGCGGTGCCGGCAATTTTGCAGGCGGGCATTCCCATTGCGCGCGTGGAACTGGTCGATACCGAATCCATCCGACAAGTGAATGCGTACAGCGAGACGGACTATGCGGAACTGCCAACGCTGTTTTTAGAGTTTCATGGCAACGAAGCCGGTCTTGCACAGGACGTTGCGTTCACAGAAGAAATCGTCACTGATTTCGGATGCAAAGAAATCTTGTTCGAAACAGAAACTGCTAGCCGCAATCGTTTGTGGGAAGCACGCCACAATGCCGCATACGCCTATACGCATGGATTCCCCGGTAAACAGATGATGCTGACGGATGTCTGTGTTCCGATTTCCAAACTGGCAGAAGCTGTTGTCTTTGCACGTGAGGAACTTGACCGTACAGGACTCGAAGGAGGAATCGTTGGACACGTTGGAGATGGTAATTTCCACGTGCTGCTGATGATTGATCATGAAAATGAAGAAGAACTCAAAACCGCGGACGAATACAACGAAACGATTGTCCGTCGGGCACTCGCATGTGGCGGAACTTGTACCGGCGAGCATGGAGTCGGTGTAGGTAAACAGAAATACCAGCGCGATGAGCACGGGGAAGCATATGACGTCATGTTGAAAATCAAGCACGTACTGGATCCTGACAATGTATTGAATCCAGGGAAGTTAATCAAGTGA
- a CDS encoding YusW family protein: MRKSASIAGSVLATALLLGACGSNDTSTDKDTTGTTAEPGTVTDDSADTNTNANSSDSTSTNGSMDSDSDQDYMKEKMDKLTYDEFELEVDYGKDKEYEIEIEQDNGKVEATVEDELSNTDLKGRAAFDEIYPNLEKLDITETTSKEQAIQQTLDAFGLKDDYMKFGIEITMPDGQKIEFEDKK, encoded by the coding sequence TTGAGAAAATCAGCATCTATAGCTGGAAGCGTTCTTGCGACAGCCCTGCTGTTAGGCGCATGCGGCAGCAATGATACCAGCACAGACAAAGACACAACAGGCACAACTGCGGAACCTGGTACCGTTACAGATGATTCTGCAGACACTAACACAAATGCCAATTCAAGCGATTCCACGAGCACGAATGGCTCAATGGACTCTGACAGCGATCAGGATTACATGAAAGAAAAAATGGATAAGCTGACCTACGATGAATTTGAGCTGGAAGTCGATTATGGAAAAGACAAGGAATATGAAATTGAAATCGAACAAGACAACGGCAAGGTGGAAGCGACTGTTGAGGACGAATTATCCAATACGGATTTAAAAGGCCGTGCAGCTTTTGATGAAATCTATCCTAACCTAGAGAAACTGGACATTACAGAAACCACATCAAAAGAACAAGCGATTCAACAAACATTAGACGCGTTTGGATTGAAAGATGACTACATGAAATTTGGTATTGAAATCACGATGCCGGATGGTCAAAAAATCGAGTTTGAAGACAAGAAATAA
- the ptsP gene encoding phosphoenolpyruvate--protein phosphotransferase, with protein MKQTITGIGVSDGIAIAKAYRLETPDLTVEKRTVEQPELEIVRFESAKAEAAVELEAIRAKAAENFGEDKAAIFSAHLLVLNDPELESSVKGSIEQGVNAEFALQQAADTFTAMFEAMDNEYMRERAADVRDVTKRLLAKLLGVHVSDPSTINEEVIIIADDLTPSATAQLNKQFVKGFVTDIGGRTSHSAILGRMLEIPAVVGTKTAMASIEQGTPLIVDGTDGTVVLEPTDEETQAYETKKTSFESDKELLKRFVSEATVTRDGHHVEVGANIASTDDLPLADKNGAEGVGLFRTEFLYMGKSDFPTEEEQYDAYKTVLTSMGERPTVVRTLDIGGDKELSYFSTPEEMNPFLGERAIRLCFEHPEMFRTQLRALLRASVHGNLKIMFPMIATLEEFRRAKGMLLEEQEKLQAEGIKVSDTYEVGMMLEIPAAAVIADLFAKEVDFFSIGTNDLIQYTMAADRMNETVSYLYQPNHPSILRLIHNVIQAAHKEGKWVGMCGEVAGDPLSIPVLLGMGLDEFSMSPSSILKARAQFADLSKAEWEGYIPEILQMETSEKIIEFVKTHS; from the coding sequence GTGAAACAAACCATTACAGGCATCGGTGTATCCGACGGCATAGCGATCGCCAAAGCGTACCGTTTGGAAACGCCAGACCTAACAGTCGAAAAACGAACTGTCGAGCAGCCGGAACTGGAAATTGTCCGATTTGAATCAGCGAAAGCTGAAGCGGCGGTCGAACTTGAAGCGATTCGAGCAAAAGCAGCCGAAAACTTCGGAGAAGACAAAGCAGCGATTTTCAGCGCGCATTTACTCGTGTTAAATGATCCTGAGCTTGAGAGCAGCGTTAAAGGCAGTATTGAACAGGGCGTCAATGCAGAATTCGCCTTGCAGCAGGCTGCAGATACGTTCACGGCAATGTTCGAGGCGATGGATAACGAATATATGAGAGAACGTGCTGCAGACGTTCGTGACGTAACGAAACGTCTTCTAGCAAAATTATTAGGCGTTCATGTTTCAGATCCTTCTACAATTAATGAAGAAGTGATTATTATTGCAGATGATTTAACCCCTTCTGCAACAGCCCAGCTGAATAAGCAATTCGTCAAAGGATTTGTCACAGACATTGGAGGGCGCACTTCGCACTCTGCAATTCTAGGCAGAATGCTGGAGATTCCAGCAGTAGTCGGAACGAAGACTGCTATGGCTTCGATTGAACAGGGGACTCCTCTGATTGTTGACGGAACAGACGGAACGGTAGTACTGGAGCCGACTGATGAAGAAACGCAGGCTTATGAAACGAAGAAGACGTCGTTCGAGTCAGACAAGGAATTGTTGAAGCGTTTTGTTTCTGAGGCTACGGTTACAAGGGACGGGCATCATGTTGAAGTGGGCGCGAATATTGCGTCGACGGATGACCTGCCATTAGCAGATAAAAATGGTGCAGAAGGTGTCGGCCTGTTCCGTACAGAGTTCCTTTACATGGGTAAAAGTGATTTCCCTACGGAAGAAGAGCAGTACGATGCTTATAAAACCGTTCTCACTTCAATGGGAGAACGTCCAACAGTTGTCCGCACACTCGATATCGGCGGGGACAAAGAGCTAAGCTATTTCAGCACGCCTGAAGAGATGAACCCGTTCCTTGGCGAGCGTGCCATTCGTCTTTGTTTCGAGCACCCTGAAATGTTCCGTACCCAGTTACGTGCATTGCTGCGCGCAAGTGTGCACGGAAACTTGAAGATCATGTTCCCGATGATTGCAACATTGGAAGAATTCCGTCGTGCCAAGGGCATGTTGCTGGAAGAACAAGAGAAGTTGCAAGCTGAAGGTATTAAAGTCAGTGATACGTATGAAGTTGGGATGATGCTTGAAATCCCGGCAGCAGCGGTCATTGCAGACTTATTTGCAAAAGAAGTTGATTTCTTCTCAATCGGTACGAACGATTTAATCCAATATACGATGGCAGCTGATCGTATGAACGAAACCGTTTCCTATTTATATCAGCCGAATCATCCGTCTATTTTGCGTCTGATACACAATGTGATTCAAGCTGCTCATAAAGAAGGAAAATGGGTAGGCATGTGCGGTGAGGTAGCAGGAGATCCGCTATCCATCCCTGTGCTGCTTGGCATGGGACTTGATGAGTTCTCAATGAGCCCATCCAGCATTTTGAAAGCACGAGCTCAGTTTGCAGACCTATCTAAAGCGGAGTGGGAAGGCTATATCCCAGAAATTCTGCAGATGGAAACGTCTGAAAAGATTATCGAGTTCGTAAAAACGCATAGCTGA
- a CDS encoding phosphocarrier protein HPr produces the protein MEKKTFTITSSEGLHARPCSMLVSAVTPFKSDVTITYKERTANLKSIMGVMGMGIESGAQVEIAADGADESEAIAKVEDIMKSESIGE, from the coding sequence ATGGAAAAGAAAACATTCACAATCACAAGCAGCGAAGGGTTGCACGCACGTCCGTGTTCAATGCTCGTATCCGCAGTAACGCCTTTCAAATCAGACGTAACCATTACGTATAAAGAACGAACTGCTAACTTGAAATCCATCATGGGTGTTATGGGCATGGGGATTGAATCCGGTGCGCAAGTTGAAATTGCAGCAGACGGCGCTGACGAGTCAGAGGCGATCGCAAAAGTGGAAGACATTATGAAATCAGAAAGTATCGGCGAGTGA
- a CDS encoding SIS domain-containing protein, with translation MNSYISEITTLLTEAGHEAKETVERAAGQLADRITRGGIIHLFGSGHSQLLAQEGFFRAGSLACVQPISIGPLMLHEGALLSSKNEKDPDFSKTFLTSLDIRPEDAVIIISNSGRNPVPIDMAEYANAQGAYTVSIQSLLYTEREHPSRHSSGKRLESAVSAVLDTKVPPGDGIMDMEGIQCGPASSVIGNALLHALFCEVVVRMSENGMEPPVFKSGNLEGNEQHNDALVANYSDRIQF, from the coding sequence ATGAATTCATATATCAGCGAGATCACAACTCTCTTAACAGAAGCAGGTCATGAAGCAAAAGAAACAGTGGAACGGGCAGCCGGGCAGCTCGCTGATCGAATAACGCGAGGCGGCATCATCCATCTTTTCGGATCAGGCCATTCTCAATTGCTGGCGCAGGAAGGCTTTTTCCGTGCGGGAAGTCTGGCGTGTGTACAGCCCATTTCTATTGGGCCGCTAATGTTGCACGAAGGAGCGCTGCTTTCATCTAAAAACGAAAAAGATCCTGACTTCAGCAAAACCTTTTTAACAAGCCTTGATATACGGCCGGAAGATGCCGTAATCATTATTTCAAATTCAGGACGTAACCCGGTTCCGATTGATATGGCGGAATATGCAAATGCACAAGGCGCATATACGGTTTCCATCCAGTCTTTATTGTATACTGAAAGAGAACATCCTTCTCGTCATTCTTCAGGCAAGCGACTGGAATCGGCCGTGTCCGCTGTGCTGGATACAAAAGTCCCTCCAGGCGATGGAATCATGGACATGGAAGGAATTCAATGCGGTCCGGCATCCTCAGTGATCGGAAATGCATTGCTGCACGCCTTGTTCTGCGAGGTTGTCGTACGAATGAGTGAGAATGGAATGGAACCGCCTGTATTCAAAAGCGGTAATCTAGAAGGCAACGAACAACACAATGATGCTCTTGTCGCCAACTACAGCGATCGCATCCAGTTTTGA
- a CDS encoding GntR family transcriptional regulator, with translation MLDKQSAIPIYVQIEDFLKEQIAQGVYPVKSLIPSERELTDMFGVSRMTVRQSLTNLVKDGLLYREKGRGTFVAEEKMEQPLNGLTSFTEDMKERGLVPGTKLISFSKIHPEPQIAARLGISPDELVYKVVRIRYADDTPMAIERSYLPVELFPTLTEEALQGSLYAFIEKQEKLVIGQATQRMEAALAKTEDAGYLQIALPAAVVLIERVSALMDGRIFEVVRSTYRADRYKFISEIGR, from the coding sequence ATGCTAGATAAGCAATCCGCCATCCCGATTTACGTTCAAATTGAAGATTTTTTAAAAGAGCAAATCGCTCAAGGCGTGTATCCTGTAAAATCTTTAATTCCATCTGAGCGGGAATTGACGGACATGTTCGGTGTGAGTCGCATGACTGTTCGTCAGTCACTTACGAACTTAGTCAAGGACGGACTTCTTTATCGTGAAAAAGGCCGCGGTACGTTTGTGGCGGAAGAGAAGATGGAACAACCGCTTAATGGGTTAACGAGCTTTACTGAAGACATGAAAGAGCGGGGATTGGTGCCTGGGACGAAACTGATCAGCTTTAGTAAAATCCATCCGGAACCGCAGATTGCTGCCCGACTCGGAATCTCTCCAGATGAACTTGTTTATAAGGTGGTCCGTATCCGCTATGCGGATGACACGCCAATGGCGATTGAACGATCTTATTTACCTGTGGAATTGTTTCCAACGCTCACTGAAGAAGCATTGCAAGGTTCTTTGTATGCATTCATAGAAAAACAGGAAAAGCTGGTGATCGGGCAGGCAACACAGCGGATGGAGGCAGCTCTTGCTAAAACTGAGGATGCAGGTTATTTGCAAATCGCACTTCCTGCAGCAGTTGTCCTTATTGAAAGAGTGAGTGCCCTTATGGACGGTCGCATCTTTGAAGTCGTCCGGAGCACATATCGGGCAGATCGATATAAATTCATTAGTGAAATCGGAAGGTGA
- the nagA gene encoding N-acetylglucosamine-6-phosphate deacetylase, which yields MAHTILLTNGTVVTPEGILEKGEVFIEDGMIQEVGTSIKRQANQQIDAQGGYVLPGFIDMHIHGASGADVMDATEEALQTMADVLPKEGTTSFLATSMTQAPGAIEAALKNAAAFTTKPGQAQMLGVHLEGPFVSPKRAGAQPIEYICPPDAEQFDAWQKAAEGKIRMVTLAPEEENGMSFIRKLAAEGIVASMGHTNATIAQMEEAAEAGAVQATHLYNQMSPFHHREPGAIGGALLVDELCAEVIADFIHSHPKAVELAYRVKGADRLILITDAMRAKGLEPGEYDLGGQPVHVTETDARLSDGTLAGSILTMEHAVKNVVRTLGISPLDVAKVSSGNAARQLGLAKKGSLIAGNDADIVILDKEWTVMHTICGGVIGYEHNGKS from the coding sequence ATGGCACACACAATTTTACTGACAAACGGAACCGTTGTAACACCAGAAGGAATTCTTGAAAAAGGTGAAGTGTTCATAGAAGATGGGATGATCCAAGAAGTCGGGACTTCCATAAAGCGCCAAGCCAATCAACAAATAGATGCCCAAGGCGGATATGTATTGCCTGGGTTCATCGATATGCACATTCACGGAGCATCTGGAGCGGATGTGATGGATGCGACGGAAGAGGCGTTACAAACAATGGCCGATGTCCTTCCTAAAGAAGGAACAACATCATTTTTAGCAACTTCGATGACACAAGCTCCTGGGGCGATTGAAGCGGCATTAAAAAATGCAGCGGCCTTCACAACGAAACCTGGACAAGCACAGATGCTGGGCGTTCACCTTGAAGGGCCATTCGTATCGCCAAAGCGTGCAGGCGCACAACCGATTGAATACATTTGCCCTCCTGATGCAGAACAGTTTGATGCTTGGCAGAAGGCAGCAGAAGGCAAAATCCGCATGGTTACACTCGCACCGGAAGAAGAAAACGGAATGTCGTTCATCCGAAAGCTGGCAGCTGAAGGCATTGTTGCGTCCATGGGTCATACGAATGCGACAATTGCTCAAATGGAAGAAGCTGCAGAAGCAGGAGCTGTACAGGCTACGCATCTATATAACCAGATGTCTCCCTTCCATCACCGCGAGCCAGGTGCGATTGGCGGGGCTCTTCTTGTAGATGAATTATGTGCAGAAGTAATCGCAGACTTCATCCACAGTCATCCAAAAGCAGTTGAACTCGCTTACCGGGTCAAGGGGGCGGATAGACTTATCCTCATTACGGATGCAATGCGTGCGAAAGGACTTGAACCGGGTGAATATGATCTGGGAGGACAGCCTGTTCACGTAACTGAAACGGATGCCCGCCTTTCAGATGGTACTCTTGCGGGAAGTATCCTCACAATGGAACATGCGGTCAAAAATGTCGTCCGTACATTAGGAATCAGCCCGCTTGACGTTGCGAAAGTTTCTTCAGGGAACGCAGCCCGCCAGCTGGGGCTTGCGAAAAAAGGCAGTCTGATTGCTGGGAATGATGCAGATATCGTCATTCTCGATAAAGAGTGGACGGTTATGCATACGATTTGTGGCGGTGTAATCGGGTATGAACATAATGGGAAGTCGTAA
- the nagE gene encoding N-acetylglucosamine-specific PTS transporter subunit IIBC, translating to MMNFIQRIGKSLMFPIATLPAAALLLRLGQPDLLNVPLIAAAGDGIIGNLALIFAIGIAMGFAHDNSGGAALAGAVGFLVLTSALKAVDESINMGVFGGIISGIVAGVLYNRFYNIKLPDFLAFFGGRRFVPIVTAAAMTVLAGVLFFAWPPIQHVIDSIGNWVLGAGTLGVGAYGFLNRLLIPTGLHHVINTVVWFDFGTFTDASGEVVKGEINRFLKGDPTAGPFLSGFFPIMMFGLPAACLAMYAAAKKEKKAIVGGMLFSIAFTSFLTGITEPIEFAFMFLSPVLYVVHALLTGASMIVSYMFDVHHGFGFSAGAIDYVLNYGLAQNPLTLLVIGLVFGVIYFVVFYFLIVKLDLKTPGREDDEDMVEDTAVYSDDIVEVKAYHTIEALGGLDNIQAIDYCTTRLRLTVKNSDVVDEKELKRYGAMGYMKISKTNVQVVIGTAVEFLAEAMKRRMKNGNPAPKTEESMELDTQPHSVKALPESDFHMPIDGDIIELSEVPDEVFAKEMMGPGFGIMPKGKTIHSPIDGKVVSVFPTNHAIGLETDTGVEVLIHVGLDTVKLNGKGFELLVENGQLIQRGDALLNIDLDYIKANAPSVVTPVIFTNVEKANLHILKKGFQRKGTDSIVKVDE from the coding sequence ATGATGAACTTTATTCAGCGCATCGGTAAATCACTAATGTTTCCGATTGCGACCTTGCCGGCAGCTGCATTGCTTTTGCGACTCGGGCAGCCAGATCTGCTGAACGTTCCTCTAATCGCGGCAGCGGGAGATGGAATTATTGGTAACTTGGCTTTAATCTTTGCCATTGGTATTGCAATGGGATTTGCGCATGACAATAGTGGCGGTGCGGCATTAGCCGGAGCTGTCGGTTTCTTAGTACTGACTAGTGCTTTAAAAGCAGTCGATGAATCCATTAATATGGGTGTATTCGGCGGTATCATTTCCGGTATTGTAGCCGGCGTTCTTTATAATCGCTTTTATAATATTAAATTACCGGATTTCTTAGCATTCTTTGGAGGACGAAGATTCGTCCCTATCGTTACAGCAGCTGCAATGACTGTACTTGCGGGTGTACTCTTCTTTGCATGGCCGCCAATTCAACACGTTATCGACAGCATCGGTAACTGGGTACTCGGTGCAGGAACACTTGGAGTAGGCGCGTACGGATTCTTGAACCGTCTATTGATCCCTACAGGTCTTCACCACGTTATTAACACAGTGGTTTGGTTCGACTTTGGTACATTCACGGATGCAAGCGGTGAAGTAGTTAAAGGGGAAATCAACCGTTTCCTTAAGGGAGATCCAACAGCAGGACCATTCTTGTCTGGTTTCTTCCCGATTATGATGTTCGGTCTGCCTGCAGCGTGTCTCGCAATGTATGCGGCAGCTAAAAAGGAAAAGAAAGCAATTGTCGGCGGTATGTTATTCAGTATCGCATTCACTTCATTCCTTACTGGTATTACAGAGCCAATCGAATTTGCGTTCATGTTCCTTTCACCAGTTCTATATGTAGTTCACGCATTGTTAACAGGTGCTTCGATGATCGTATCGTATATGTTTGACGTCCATCACGGATTTGGATTCTCAGCAGGTGCGATTGACTATGTCCTCAACTATGGATTGGCGCAAAATCCATTGACCTTGTTAGTGATAGGTCTCGTATTCGGTGTCATCTACTTTGTAGTCTTCTACTTCCTTATTGTGAAGCTCGACTTGAAAACACCGGGTCGTGAAGATGACGAAGATATGGTAGAAGATACTGCTGTCTACAGCGACGATATCGTTGAAGTTAAGGCGTATCATACGATTGAAGCGCTTGGAGGTCTTGATAATATTCAAGCCATTGACTACTGTACAACTCGTTTACGTCTAACTGTTAAAAATTCTGATGTTGTCGATGAAAAAGAATTGAAGCGTTATGGCGCAATGGGTTACATGAAAATTAGTAAAACAAACGTTCAAGTTGTCATCGGAACAGCTGTTGAATTCTTAGCTGAAGCGATGAAACGACGTATGAAGAACGGTAATCCAGCTCCGAAAACAGAAGAGTCTATGGAACTGGATACACAGCCGCACAGTGTGAAAGCATTACCTGAATCTGATTTCCATATGCCAATCGACGGAGACATCATTGAGCTTTCAGAAGTTCCAGATGAAGTGTTTGCGAAGGAAATGATGGGGCCTGGTTTCGGAATCATGCCGAAAGGGAAAACGATTCATTCACCAATTGACGGTAAAGTCGTGAGTGTCTTCCCGACAAATCATGCAATCGGTCTTGAAACAGACACTGGCGTAGAAGTTCTCATTCACGTAGGTCTGGATACAGTGAAGTTGAACGGTAAAGGATTTGAATTGCTTGTAGAAAACGGTCAGCTCATTCAGCGGGGCGATGCGTTGTTGAACATTGACTTAGACTACATCAAAGCAAATGCTCCGTCCGTTGTAACACCGGTCATTTTCACAAACGTAGAAAAAGCCAACCTGCACATCTTGAAAAAAGGGTTCCAACGTAAAGGAACAGATTCAATTGTTAAAGTTGATGAATAA
- a CDS encoding PTS sugar transporter subunit IIA — translation MANFFKKMAQSLKGESPAEEKQTSAEKGIGEERFAMPIEGTVLPLSEVPDPVFAQEMMGPGFAIDPSGDTICSPVDGKVVSVFPTKHAIGLESETGVEILIHVGLDTVKLNGEGFDLLVENEQAIRRGDALLKIDVEYIKANAPSAITPVIFTNTEKEKIHLLKEGQLTKGTTGLVRVDA, via the coding sequence ATGGCTAATTTCTTTAAAAAGATGGCCCAGTCGTTAAAAGGAGAAAGCCCGGCTGAAGAGAAGCAGACATCTGCAGAAAAAGGAATTGGAGAAGAACGTTTCGCAATGCCGATTGAGGGGACTGTTCTTCCTTTATCCGAAGTGCCGGATCCCGTATTCGCGCAGGAAATGATGGGCCCGGGGTTTGCGATTGACCCGTCAGGAGATACAATTTGCTCACCTGTCGACGGTAAGGTCGTCAGCGTATTCCCGACGAAACATGCAATTGGACTGGAATCTGAAACAGGTGTTGAAATTCTGATTCACGTCGGATTGGATACGGTGAAATTGAACGGGGAAGGTTTCGATTTACTGGTTGAGAACGAGCAGGCAATTCGCCGCGGAGATGCGCTGTTGAAAATTGACGTTGAATACATCAAAGCAAATGCACCGTCCGCAATCACACCCGTCATTTTTACAAACACTGAAAAAGAGAAAATCCATTTGCTGAAAGAAGGTCAGCTGACGAAAGGGACTACTGGCCTCGTTCGTGTTGATGCATAA